The genomic region CCCCGACGGTGAGGTCGAGCCGGCGACGGCGGAGAGGAGCGGTACGCGATGAACGGCAACCCGCGCGGGCAGCAGGCCCGACTGTGGATCTCCTGGCTGGTGGTGTCGGTGCTGCTGGGCTACGGCGTGGTCCAGACGGTGATCACGGCGGCGAAGTTGTTCACGAGCTGACGACCGAGCCCTCCGCCCCCCTCCCCGCGATCGTGCCCGTGACGGCCGGGCCTAGCGCCCGGAATCAGGGCCGAAACCGCACGGTCGCGGGGCCGGGGCGGGCGTCAGAGGCCGCCGGCGACGCGGAGCACCGTGCCGGTGGTGTACGAGGCGTCGGGGCCGAGCAGCCACGCGATGGCGCCGGCGACCTCGTCGGCCTCGCCGGCGCGGCCCAGCGGGATGCGCCCGGCCGCGGTGTCGGGCCGGTCGGGCACGCCGGAGACGGCGTGGATGTCGGTGCGGATGATGCCGGGGGCGACGGCGTTGACCCGGATGCCGCGGGGGGCGAGCTCCTTGGCCAGGCCGACGGTGAGGGTGTCGGTGGCCGCCTTGACGGCGGCGTAGTGGATGTACTCGCCGGGGCTGCCGAGGGTGGCGGCGGCGGACGAGACGTTGACGATCGCGGCGCCGGCGGTCATCCGGCGGGCGGCCTGCTGGGCGCAGAGGACGTACCCGATGAGGTTGACGTCGACGACGCGGCGCAGGTCGTCGGCGTCGAGGTCGACGAACGGGCCGATCGGGCTGGTGACACCGGCGTTGTTGACCAGGCCGGTGAGGTCGCCGAGGTCGGCGGCGGCGTCGAAGAGCGCGCCCACCTGGTCCGGGTCGGTGGTGTCGGCGGGCAGGGCGACGCCGCGCCGACCGGCGGCGTGGATGTCGGCGAGGACCGCCGTGGCCGCGTCGTGGTCCCGGCGGTAGCCGAAAGCGACGTGGTGGCCGGCGTGGGCGAGCCGGCGGGCGGTGGCGGCGCCGATGCCGCGGCTGCCGCCGGTGATGATCGTGACCGGTTCCAAGGCGCCTCTCCCCCTGCCGTGACCGTTGCCGCGACGTTACCGTGGCCGGCACGTACCGATGCGGAGGTGAAGATCACATGACACGGGCGTTGGTGCTGGGCGGCGGTGGGGTGACCGGGGTCGCGTGGGAGTGGGGGGTGCTGGCCGGGCTCGCCGAGCGGGGGGTGGCGCTCGCCGACGCGGATCTGGTGGTGGGCACGTCGGCCGGCTCGGTGGTGGGCGCGCAGCTGTGTTCCGGCGGGCCGGTCGAGGAGTCGTTCGAGGCGCAGGTGGCGCCGCCGCGGGGCGAGGTCGCGGCGCGGCTCGGGTTCGCGGCGGTGGCGCGGCTGCTGTGGGCCGGTGGGCGCAGCCGCGACGCGGTGGCGGCGCGGGCGCGGATCGGGGCGATGGCGCTGGCGGCGCGTACGCCGTCGGAGGCCTCCCGGCGGGCGGTGATCGAGTCGCGGCTGCCGCGTCGGGAGTGGCCGGCGCGGCGGCTGCTGGTGACGGCGGTGGACGCGCACTCGGGTGAGTTCGTGGTGTTCGACGCCGGTTCCGGGGTGTCGTTGGTGGACGCGGTGGGGGCCAGTTGCGCGGTGCCGGGGGTGTGGCCGCCGGTGACTATCGGCGGTCGCCGGTTCGTCGACGGGGGGATGCGGTCGCCGGTGAACGCGGATCTGGCCTCGGGGGCGGAGCGGGTGGTGGTGCTGGCGCCGACGGCCGCCGCGTTCGGTCCGATGCCCCGGTTGTCGGCGCAGGTGGCGGCGTTGCGGGCGGCCGGGGCGCGGGTGGCGGTGGTGACGCCGGACGCGGCGGCGCGGGCCGCGATCGGGCGTAACGTGCTGGACCCGGCGCGTCGGGCGGCGGCGGCGCGGGCGGGGCGGACGCAGGCGGCGGCGGTGGCGGACGAGGCGGCGGCGGTCTGGGGCTGATCCTCTAGGCTCCGCCCGTCGGTGTCGAGGTGGAGGTGGACGGTGCTGGACGTCGGGGACATGGTGGAGGACTTCGCGCTGCCGGACCAGACCGGGGCGGTGCGGCGGCTGTCCGAGCTGCTGGCGGCGGGGCCGGTGGTGCTGTTCTTCTACCCGGCGGCGATGACCCGTGGGTGCACGGCGGAGAGCTGCCACTTCCGCGACCTGGCGGCGGAGTTCGCGGCCGTGGGCGCGCAGCGGGTCGGCATCAGCCGGGATCCGGTGGCGCGGCAGGCCGAGTTCGCCCAGGTGCACGGGTTCGACTATCCGCTGCTGTCGGACGTCGACGGGGCGGTCGCGGCGGCGTTCGGTGTGCGGCGGCGGCTGCCGCTGGGGTCGCTGAGCACGCGGCGCGTGACGTTCGTGATCGGGACGGACCGGCGGGTGCTGACGGTGGTGCAGAGCGAGTTGAGCATGAACGAGCACGCCGACGCGGCGTTGCGCGCCCTGGGGGGTTGATCTTCCGGTTGTCGCAGCCGACTGGTATCAAGGCTGGAATCAAACGTGTGTACGGAAGAGGGCGTGATGGCGGGCGAGGGTTTGTCCACTGACGAGGTGCAGGGCATCCGGGAGGCGTTGACCGCGGGCCGCAAGCCCAAGGTGGTGTTCACGGCGGCGGCGGGCCAGATGGCCGGGCAGGTCGGCCAGGTGATCGAGCTGACGGATCCGGAGTTGTCCGAGGAGTTCGTGGTGGTCCGGTTCGGCCGCGACGAGCTGCCCTTCTCCCCCGCCGACGTGGCGATCGCCCCGCGCGGCGCGGGCCGGAAGGTGGCGGAGGCGAAGCCGGAGGTCGAGGAGCCGCCCGCGCCGGCGGAGCCGGAGTTCGTGTTGGACACGCCGCGGGTGCCGGCGCCGCGTCGGGAGGAGCCGAAGGTGGAGCACGTGGAGCAGGTGGAGGCGAAGCCGGCGCGCCGGCCGGTGAAGGCGGCGAAGCCGAAGGGCCCGGCGGGGCTGACGGTGACGCTGGCGTACGCCGACGGTGAGTGGACCGTGGCGGCGCAGCAGGGCAGCAAGGCCCTGGCCAAGCCGTACGTGGTGAAGCCGGCGGAGGCGCTGCGGATGGTGGCGCTGGTGGACGTGCCGGGCGTGCAGGAGGCGGTGGAGCAGATCCTGGCCGCGGAGCGGGCCGAGGCGGAGCAGCAGGCCGAGAAGCTGCGCGCCGAGCTGGCGGAGATCGAGGCCCGGTTGGCGGAGCTGCGCGAGACCCCGTGACCGGCGGCGGCGCGTCACGCGCGGCGGTCCGGCCGCCGGGGCGCGCCGCCGGCCGCGGCGCCCGTGGGCCTATCGGGCGAGGGTGGGCCGTTCCTCCTGCTCAGGGTGCGGCGTGATGCGCCAGCAGGGTGGACAGCAGGCGCACCAGTTGCTCGCGCTCCGGCTGGGACAGTGGGGCGAGCAACGTGTCCTGGGCGCGGTCGAGGGCGCCCTCCAGGCGGCGCAGATCGCGGCGACCGGCGGTGGTGACGGTGACGACGTTGCGGCGCCGGTCGCCGGGGTCGGGGCTGCGCTGCACGAGCCCCTTCGCCACGAGGTCGTTGAGCGCGGCGACGACGTCGCTGCGGTCGATGCCGCACCGCCGCCCCAGTTCGGCCTGGCTGGTCGGGCCGATCTCGGCGAGGGCGGCGAGGAGCCGGTAGTGGTAGCCGCGGATGCCGAGGGCGCCGAACCCGTCCGCGACGAGGCGGTGCCCGTGCGCGGCGGCCTGGCCGAGCAGCCAGCTGGGGGTCGTCCGCAGACGGGCGGGTGACTCGGGACCGGTGACGGACTCCATGCGGCGGAGCCTAGCAGAAACCGTTGGTGTCACCCACGATTCCTGTTATGTTGGTGAGGCCAACGTTGGAGCGGCCAACGTTTGAGTCGTCAGTGGAGGCTGTCATGTCGTCGTCCCCGCTCACCGGCCAGGTCATCGGCCGGGCCCACTACGCCACCCGCGCGCTGCTGGAGCGCCAGCTCACCCGGGTCGGCCTCACCTTCCCGCAGTCGATCGCGCTCAACGGCCTCGCCGCCGAGGGCGGCGCCGCCGCGCGCGCCGACCTCGTCACCCGGCTGACCGACGGCCTGAAGATCGACGCTCCGGCCGCCGAGGCCCTCCTCGCCGACCTCGTCGGCGCCGGGTTGCTGCGCGAGGACGCCGACAGCCTGGCGTTCACCGACGCCGGCGACGCCGTCCGGCGCGAGATCGCCGACGCGACCGCCGCCATCACCGGCCGGCTCTACGGCGACATCCCCGCCGCCGACCTGGCCGTGGCCGGACGCGTGCTCACCCTGGTCCGGGAACGCGCCGACGCGGAGCTGGCCGCGACCAGCGGCTGACGCTCCCCCTGCCGTCCACCCGCCACGCCCGCGCGGAACACCCACGGTGCCCAGCTCCCGCGCGCACCCCGCCCTCCAGTCGATCGATCATGCAGTTGTGGTGCCTCGCAAAAGCCGCGTACCGGCATCACCCAGGCACCACGACTGCATGATCCGCGCGACCTGGGGGGTTAGAGCGGCGTGGTCAGGCGGTCGACCACGGTGGCGGCCGGGCCGGTGGTGGCGTGCCGGTAGCCGGTGCCCGCCCACAGGTGCACCCGGTCCGGGTGCCCGGCCGCGGCGGCCGCCGCCCGCAGGCCCCGGGTCAGGTGGTGCAGCTCCGGATAGCCGAGCGGCGCGGTCGGCTCGTACCGGTCGATGAAGGCGTTGCGCAGCCCCCGCGCGGGCCGTCCGGTGAAGGCGCGGGTGAGCACGGTGCCGGTGCGGGCGGGATCGGCCAGGGCGTCGCGGTGGGTGCGGCTGGCGCCGCTCTCGTCGGTGCGCAGCAGCAGCGTGCCGACCGCCACCGCGGCCGCGCCCGCGGCGAGCAGGTCGCGGACGTCGGCCGGGCCGGCCACACCGCCGGCGGCCAGCACGGGCAGGCCGGTCGCCGCCGCCACGTCCCGCGCCAGCGGCAGGGTCGAGGTCGGCGGGGCCGGCCGGCGCGGGGTGTGGGTGCCGCTGTGCCCGCCCGCCTCGGTGCCCTGCGCGACGAGACCGTCGACGCCGAGGTCGCGGGCGGCGCGCGCCTCGTCCACCGAGGTGACCGTGACCAGCACCCGGGAACCGGCCCGACGCAGGGCCGCGAGGGCCGCCGGGTCGGGCAGCCCGAAGGTGAAGCTCACCACCGGCACCGGCTCCCGCGTCAACAGGTCGATCTTGTCGGCCCAGCGGTCGTCGTCGTGCACCATCGGCGCGCCGGCCAGGTCCAGGCCGTACGGCTCGCCCTCGACCGCGATCTCCCGCGCGTACCGGCGGAAGGTCTCCTCGTCGATCTCGCGGGGACCGGGCACGAACAGGTTCACCCCGCACGGCGTGCCGGTGGCGCGCAGGTCGGCCAGGTCGGCGGCGACCGCGTCGGGCGTCCGGTAGCCGGCGGGGACGAACCCGAAGCCGCCGGCCGCGGTGA from Micromonospora sp. WMMD812 harbors:
- a CDS encoding SDR family oxidoreductase — its product is MEPVTIITGGSRGIGAATARRLAHAGHHVAFGYRRDHDAATAVLADIHAAGRRGVALPADTTDPDQVGALFDAAADLGDLTGLVNNAGVTSPIGPFVDLDADDLRRVVDVNLIGYVLCAQQAARRMTAGAAIVNVSSAAATLGSPGEYIHYAAVKAATDTLTVGLAKELAPRGIRVNAVAPGIIRTDIHAVSGVPDRPDTAAGRIPLGRAGEADEVAGAIAWLLGPDASYTTGTVLRVAGGL
- a CDS encoding MarR family winged helix-turn-helix transcriptional regulator → MESVTGPESPARLRTTPSWLLGQAAAHGHRLVADGFGALGIRGYHYRLLAALAEIGPTSQAELGRRCGIDRSDVVAALNDLVAKGLVQRSPDPGDRRRNVVTVTTAGRRDLRRLEGALDRAQDTLLAPLSQPEREQLVRLLSTLLAHHAAP
- a CDS encoding peroxiredoxin, with the protein product MVEDFALPDQTGAVRRLSELLAAGPVVLFFYPAAMTRGCTAESCHFRDLAAEFAAVGAQRVGISRDPVARQAEFAQVHGFDYPLLSDVDGAVAAAFGVRRRLPLGSLSTRRVTFVIGTDRRVLTVVQSELSMNEHADAALRALGG
- a CDS encoding nitronate monooxygenase, producing the protein MTGEPWLGLLGSATPLVGAPMAGGATTPALVRAVTAAGGFGFVPAGYRTPDAVAADLADLRATGTPCGVNLFVPGPREIDEETFRRYAREIAVEGEPYGLDLAGAPMVHDDDRWADKIDLLTREPVPVVSFTFGLPDPAALAALRRAGSRVLVTVTSVDEARAARDLGVDGLVAQGTEAGGHSGTHTPRRPAPPTSTLPLARDVAAATGLPVLAAGGVAGPADVRDLLAAGAAAVAVGTLLLRTDESGASRTHRDALADPARTGTVLTRAFTGRPARGLRNAFIDRYEPTAPLGYPELHHLTRGLRAAAAAAGHPDRVHLWAGTGYRHATTGPAATVVDRLTTPL
- a CDS encoding patatin-like phospholipase family protein, whose product is MTRALVLGGGGVTGVAWEWGVLAGLAERGVALADADLVVGTSAGSVVGAQLCSGGPVEESFEAQVAPPRGEVAARLGFAAVARLLWAGGRSRDAVAARARIGAMALAARTPSEASRRAVIESRLPRREWPARRLLVTAVDAHSGEFVVFDAGSGVSLVDAVGASCAVPGVWPPVTIGGRRFVDGGMRSPVNADLASGAERVVVLAPTAAAFGPMPRLSAQVAALRAAGARVAVVTPDAAARAAIGRNVLDPARRAAAARAGRTQAAAVADEAAAVWG